The Oreochromis aureus strain Israel breed Guangdong linkage group 15, ZZ_aureus, whole genome shotgun sequence genome contains the following window.
TAACTATTTACAGCCATGACTGAACTGACcgaaaacggagttttcgataCTGTGCGTTTGGTACGTGTTTATATTATGTGTATTAGCTATTTTAATTAACAAAACAGCCAGACGGCGACTAATAACAGTACAACAAACCTCAAAGGCAGCTAGCTAGCTACACACCAAACGACTGCAAGCGATTTTATAATGTGCTGAGTTTAGCCTGTTTGCTGGAGTAGCTAACAGTTTTCTGTCCTCAGGAGGAGTCTGTGATGGCGGCTCTGAAAGACCAAAATTCTCTGGCAGAAGTTTTCAGTGACGTCCTGGAAATATCCCAAGTGGGTTTGAAAGTTAAATATCTACATTATTCCACAAGTGACCTTCATTCCACATTGTGGgtcacatacagcccacttcaATCTTAAGCGggccagaccagtgaaactccccttATGTCACCATACAGAAGTTACAATTCCACATTTATTCCCAAAGATATCCTAATATAGCAAAataaggggtttttttgttttgttttttttttaacacaaaattgCACCAAACTGCAAAGACCATCCATTAAATTATATTCAAAGTTAAGGGTATGCAATGCATGATAGAtaataaatatgattttttttttttaactgtaaatttCTGAGTTACCTCTGCAGTTTCTGACAGTTTAACTGAAGGATTTGTTCTTCAACTTGGTTATGTTTTTACAGTATATTttattgaggggaaaaaagagatgtgggcagagctggaggtggcagagatGAAGACTCAactcaggttgagcagttttGAGTCAAAGTTAGAGAAGATTGGCTGATATGGTTTGGAAATGTGCAGAGCCGGGATCGTGGATATtatggacaaaggatgttgaatatggagctacCAGGAAGGAGGAAAATAGCAAAACCTCAGAGAGAATTGACTGgcgtagtgaaggaggacacaCACAGGGGAATATTGGGGATagagtgagatggaggcagatagtctgctgtggtgacccctaaagggagcgtccaaattaaaaagaagacaTCTGTTCAGCGTAACGGGCATATCTGTTTTTAAGGATTTTACTTTTCAAAACAAATGacacaaaggaaaacagaaTCTGAGTATGTGATAACTCAGCAGGGCCAAAGTTAAAGCTTTATAGCTTTAAACAAATAGGCATTTCCACCATAACCAGTGGATAACTGCTTTATGAAGTCGACTAGAATGCGGTAAAATGGTCTTTTCCCAACTTTTATAATACCGTGGCCTCCATGTCATAGTAAAAATTGTACAAATTTTGgataaggtgtgtgtgtgtgtctacgtACACAGGATGTGACTTTGACAGGGCTTGAAGCCTCAGAGGAGGCAGACAGCAGAGAGGAGCCAGAACATGGAGATGGACAGAATGACGGACAGAAGGCCTGTCCATCTTCAGGTGACTCTACCGACCCTGAGTCAAAGGTAATGACCTCACAGACAGGTGAGGCTAATCTGCAGAAGCAGTTTTTAAGTGTAGCCCAGAGGTTCATAGCAGATACATGTGACTTTGCTGCACTCTGCAGACAGAGATCAAGAACTGCAGCTGCAAGGAAGTTGAGAGAACAATAAGTTTGTCACTTAAATTACTGTCTCAGAATTTGTTCTGTCTTTATATAACTTGATGCAGGATCAACTAACAAACTACTCCCTgaataattaaaattaaaaattaagtaAACACACCTATTGCAATTTTGGTGATTTCAATAAATAATatgttgtgcaaaaaaaaaaacctgttatgTCTCACAGTGGGTCGTAGGAGCTCAGTGTCGAGCAGTGTGGTCTGTAGATGGGAAGGAGTATCCAGCAACTGTGGTGTCTGTGGATGGCAACAACTGCAGAGTTCATTTCACTGGCTATGGCAATGAGGAGGACATGGAGCTGAGTGCGCTTAAGAGTCCTAATGCTACACCACAGATGGAGAACTCGCATGCTCAGGTTAATGCACCTTAACATATTATGGCAATATTTAATGGGTTAAAGTGTAAGTCAGTGGTTGGCTTTCATGCTTTAGTGTTTACTCCTCAGCTGTAAAAAGCTGATGAGGTGGTGTCATCACCGTGCTCAGTGACCTTGATCTAAGTTTTCTGAAAGTCTTGTTGAGGGGTAGCACTGGCAGTTCCCAGTATTTTTAAAATTGGGGTTTAAAAATTCTTTTGATACCTCATTATGAGTTATTGTCAAGAACAACTAAAGGCACATGATAACAGCTGAGGAAGCTCTGCTTGGCTGTGGTATGTAGTCAAAAGATTGATGGGAAAAAAGCCAGGAAATTtcttaattcagtttttttaagcAACACATTCAGAGTGAAGAATGATTCATCATAGTTTGTATGTTAACTTTCCTTAAATACATCATCACACATTGTGAatatctgttgttgttgttgtgatgatgatgataatagtaataataataaatattataaatatttaaaatattaaacagtAAGTGGTTCCTCACTATTGACTATTCCTTCCGTTGTCCTATGGTCACAATGACCCATTTAGGAACCCATTTAACCCCAGTGTAATGGGTGGGAAATCAGACTCTCTGTACACCCAACCCAATGAGGACTCAGAGGGTTCAGCATCAACCTCACGTTGTTGGCTTGGCGAACCAACAGTGCATCTAATTCAAGCACCCCCTCCTCACAGTCCTCAATACATTTGTAATTTATTAGTTCTCTGCAAACACCAGCTTTACAGGTAACCTGTGGATTCTCCAGTTTCAGCTAGCCAACAATGAAGAGCCACTTCCTGCTTAAGAGTGAAAGTGGACAGGTTATCcttgttttccttctgttttttcccGTAACATAAAATGTATTGCTGCAGACAGGGCCAACACAAGAGTGACCCTAAACtgctttttagttttagtttcctTGTTTTCCATTGACTCACTGGTTCTGTCACTAGGTAGCTAACATAAACTACCGACTATAGACAATCAGCCAACCTAGTGATGCCATTTAGGCAGGATGGCGGTATACATGCTTTAAGTACCATAACCTAaaacacttatttttttaaatttagcttCATGAACAGCCATAAATCTGGAAGTTTTTTAGAGTAGTGCTCCATGGTGTAAATTTAGCTTAATAAACgtagtttttcttttccacttgATTGAATACAGAAAATCATTTGGAATCACAATATACATCACAGTACATCATTTTTTAATGTACTGaaaattttaatttgtattcAGTAACTGGTTATATGTGTTTCAGGACTGGAAGCCTGGTTCTCAATGTCGGGCGGTGTATTCAGAAGATGGTTTGTTTTATCCTGCTGTGGTTCTGTGGGTAAAAGGTCAGCGCTGCCGCGTTCGCTTTGATGACTACAACAATGAAGAGGAACAAGATGTTAACTGCCTGCTGAGTCCTGATGAGCTCTATGGACCCAGCAGAGCCGCCACAATCAAGGTAGAGGTCCAGATCAGGCTCTGAGTGATGGGGAAATGTCTATAAAGGGTCTAAGCCTAAGAACCTTTcctgatgtctgtgaaggttctcagtcatccaggtcatcgtagtctaaggagcttagaaagaaaagcgtctggacttctttaagttggttgaagacgtttcacctctcgtccgagaagcttcttcagttctaaggtcaaatggtggagagtcccagatttataccctgtgggagtttccccccaaagagggacaaaggaccccctggtgatcctccacctaatcacatgagccaaggtgtgaaagcgggtgtaggtcacaatcagccagggttttgggtgagctcattgtgaaacctagccccaccctatcatgtgatttcctgaggtcagctggcccaggatgtgagtgggcgttaaggcgtctgggaagggatctcataactggattatagatggcagacagttggtgtcgtaaaccaccgcctctgttcaaagatggtcgctcacagtggacatagatggcctctttcactcctctttcaaaccatctgtcctctctgtccaaaatgtgaacattggctctttcgaggatgccaatgttcacattttggacagagatggTTTGAAATCATTGGTTAATATGAAGTGGAGGGGCAGTCTTTCTGTTTTAACTATTCAAAATGAttgttttggggttgttttgtttgttctgctctcttttgtgtttttaattgcaTTGATCAGTGTCTTTATGCcccataaagaaaaaaaggtgttgtgttgttttcctgTAGGCCAGCAACTGGAAGTCCAATTTAACAAGCAGGCGAAGAAGGGGGGAGAACCAAGGAGAacgaggagcagagaggaggccTGCATGGAAAGATGATCAGAACTACTCCAGAGTGAGTCTCCCATTTAAATAGAGTGATTCATGGGTGAGTGATCAAAATATTAAAGCATTCTAGAGGTTTATAAAAGcctaaaaggttgattctgttcatctggatgttttcagtagGAGAAACGATTcttcactcatccaggtgacttcttcagtctcagctgactgcaggtttccccaactttataaacagta
Protein-coding sequences here:
- the LOC116333100 gene encoding survival motor neuron protein-like isoform X2; the protein is MTELTENGVFDTVRLEESVMAALKDQNSLAEVFSDVLEISQDVTLTGLEASEEADSREEPEHGDGQNDGQKACPSSGDSTDPESKWVVGAQCRAVWSVDGKEYPATVVSVDGNNCRVHFTGYGNEEDMELSALKSPNATPQMENSHAQDWKPGSQCRAVYSEDGLFYPAVVLWVKGQRCRVRFDDYNNEEEQDVNCLLSPDELYGPSRAATIKASNWKSNLTSRRRRGENQGERGAERRPAWKDDQNYSRDKERSGDQGKVEKEADEKKESQQTVGAEKTTSHSFPPFPPPPPHLGSEDRLSFLTPPPFPPPPMWMFGGKESDGSPGTDSTSSMLMLWYMCGFHTGSFMAQQMFKPTSRD
- the LOC116333100 gene encoding survival motor neuron protein-like isoform X1, coding for MNYLCLPESRPQDHDLPRWEESVMAALKDQNSLAEVFSDVLEISQDVTLTGLEASEEADSREEPEHGDGQNDGQKACPSSGDSTDPESKWVVGAQCRAVWSVDGKEYPATVVSVDGNNCRVHFTGYGNEEDMELSALKSPNATPQMENSHAQDWKPGSQCRAVYSEDGLFYPAVVLWVKGQRCRVRFDDYNNEEEQDVNCLLSPDELYGPSRAATIKASNWKSNLTSRRRRGENQGERGAERRPAWKDDQNYSRDKERSGDQGKVEKEADEKKESQQTVGAEKTTSHSFPPFPPPPPHLGSEDRLSFLTPPPFPPPPMWMFGGKESDGSPGTDSTSSMLMLWYMCGFHTGSFMAQQMFKPTSRD
- the LOC116333100 gene encoding survival motor neuron protein-like isoform X3 — translated: MAALKDQNSLAEVFSDVLEISQDVTLTGLEASEEADSREEPEHGDGQNDGQKACPSSGDSTDPESKWVVGAQCRAVWSVDGKEYPATVVSVDGNNCRVHFTGYGNEEDMELSALKSPNATPQMENSHAQDWKPGSQCRAVYSEDGLFYPAVVLWVKGQRCRVRFDDYNNEEEQDVNCLLSPDELYGPSRAATIKASNWKSNLTSRRRRGENQGERGAERRPAWKDDQNYSRDKERSGDQGKVEKEADEKKESQQTVGAEKTTSHSFPPFPPPPPHLGSEDRLSFLTPPPFPPPPMWMFGGKESDGSPGTDSTSSMLMLWYMCGFHTGSFMAQQMFKPTSRD